A section of the Methanoregula formicica SMSP genome encodes:
- the thpR gene encoding RNA 2',3'-cyclic phosphodiesterase, with protein sequence MVREALSSPDYRGDYPYQGIGTITTVMVRTFVALELSETVRGRLKEAQDVLKTSSSRLTFVDPSLIHITVKFLGEVDEKMLARIRDALKPVQYQPFPVSAGNVTVNNPRRPHTVWCAIGDNGNGERLLSLVEDALSSLGFPRESRKFTPHATVARVKYSDPSLFAVLDQLKGRTYGECLVSGMKLKKSTLTPRGPVYEDLLEVKW encoded by the coding sequence ATGGTTCGCGAAGCACTGTCCAGTCCCGATTACCGTGGCGATTACCCTTATCAGGGAATTGGAACAATAACTACCGTAATGGTCAGGACGTTTGTCGCGCTGGAGCTCTCCGAAACGGTACGCGGGCGGCTGAAGGAGGCCCAGGACGTACTGAAGACCAGCTCTTCCCGGCTTACGTTCGTCGACCCGTCCCTTATCCACATCACCGTGAAGTTCCTTGGCGAAGTGGATGAGAAGATGCTCGCACGGATCAGGGACGCCCTGAAACCGGTACAGTACCAGCCGTTTCCCGTTTCGGCCGGGAACGTAACGGTGAACAACCCGAGACGCCCGCATACCGTCTGGTGTGCGATCGGTGATAACGGGAACGGCGAACGGCTCCTCTCCCTTGTTGAGGATGCCCTCTCTTCCCTTGGCTTTCCCCGCGAGAGCCGGAAGTTCACGCCCCACGCAACGGTGGCACGGGTGAAGTATTCCGACCCGTCGCTCTTTGCCGTTCTTGACCAGCTCAAAGGCCGGACCTATGGCGAATGCCTGGTCAGCGGCATGAAACTCAAGAAGAGCACCCTGACCCCCCGGGGCCCGGTGTACGAGGACCTGCTGGAGGTGAAATGGTGA
- the cca gene encoding CCA tRNA nucleotidyltransferase, producing MVNRSSLEEAVLAGLRPAKEERDHVCGIAQRILEKIRQGGKAEGMVVGSIARHTWVKGDRDLDVFMLFDPSLSREQLEAEGLALARSIAAAFTDNYHEKYAEHPYINATIDDVDVDLVPCYKVESAARIQSAVDRTPFHTRYITEKINGLIDDVLLLKRFAKAGGIYGSDQMTEGFSGYLCELLVLHYGGFTPLLNAAAEWKPRTLIDVENHVAKEFDEPLVMIDPVDPKRNVAAAVSVDRMAEFVELARGYLESPSAAFFELPQEPPIAREDLEKLLDGRGTSLFAITFATPPYIEEIVVPQLKRSTLAISEFLERNGFAVHHADYRMGKEESLILVELLVSRLPAIRSHAGPPVWNRVNAEKFRAKYLMSDLPGPYIVNGRYETEVPREFRHAGDLLRSEGMLQVSLGKHVRQAFENGWKVHEGPACWSPGFASFIGGFFGRCSPLVSLGKGK from the coding sequence ATGGTGAACCGGAGTTCTCTTGAAGAGGCCGTGCTTGCCGGCCTGCGCCCCGCAAAGGAAGAGAGGGACCATGTCTGCGGGATTGCCCAGCGGATCTTAGAGAAGATCCGGCAGGGTGGCAAGGCCGAGGGGATGGTCGTGGGATCGATTGCCCGGCACACGTGGGTGAAGGGAGACCGCGACCTTGATGTGTTCATGCTGTTCGATCCATCCCTGTCCCGGGAACAACTCGAAGCCGAAGGCCTGGCACTGGCACGGAGCATAGCAGCGGCTTTCACCGACAACTACCACGAGAAGTACGCCGAGCACCCGTACATCAATGCCACGATCGATGACGTTGACGTGGACCTCGTCCCCTGCTACAAGGTGGAGAGTGCAGCGCGGATCCAGAGCGCTGTCGACCGGACCCCGTTCCACACCCGGTATATCACCGAGAAGATCAATGGCCTGATCGATGATGTCCTCCTCCTCAAACGGTTCGCGAAGGCCGGCGGGATCTATGGTTCCGACCAGATGACCGAGGGGTTCTCCGGGTACCTCTGCGAGCTTCTCGTCCTCCATTACGGTGGCTTCACTCCGCTCCTGAATGCCGCGGCCGAATGGAAACCCCGGACCCTGATCGATGTGGAGAACCATGTGGCCAAGGAGTTCGACGAACCGCTCGTCATGATCGATCCGGTTGACCCGAAGCGGAATGTTGCCGCTGCTGTCTCGGTCGACCGGATGGCAGAGTTTGTGGAACTTGCACGCGGCTATCTCGAATCGCCATCGGCAGCGTTCTTCGAGCTGCCGCAGGAGCCCCCCATCGCCCGGGAAGATCTCGAAAAACTCCTGGACGGACGCGGGACATCGCTCTTTGCCATCACGTTTGCAACTCCTCCATACATTGAGGAGATTGTGGTTCCCCAGCTCAAACGCAGCACCCTTGCGATCAGCGAGTTCCTTGAACGGAATGGTTTTGCGGTGCACCACGCTGATTACCGGATGGGAAAAGAGGAATCCCTGATCCTTGTCGAGCTGCTGGTCTCCCGGCTGCCGGCAATCCGGAGCCATGCCGGTCCTCCGGTCTGGAACCGGGTCAACGCGGAAAAGTTCCGGGCCAAGTATCTCATGTCCGACCTGCCCGGCCCCTATATCGTCAACGGCCGGTACGAGACGGAAGTCCCCCGCGAGTTCCGGCATGCCGGCGACCTGCTCCGGTCCGAAGGCATGCTGCAGGTGAGCCTGGGGAAGCATGTGCGGCAGGCGTTTGAAAACGGGTGGAAGGTGCACGAAGGCCCGGCGTGCTGGAGCCCGGGCTTTGCATCGTTCATTGGCGGGTTCTTTGGCCGGTGCTCGCCGCTGGTGAGTTTGGGGAAGGGGAAGTGA
- a CDS encoding M3 family metallopeptidase, with amino-acid sequence MQTDLRNTLYYSLAASAVALIIALLLIAGCLPTGTPAGTPTQNGTGPAAPIPARYAAGEITRLNHQAEKTANASLNAIAAIPSQDRTVDNTLLAYDRVISDYNDAVGPLILMRIVYPDPAIAAEGSEVATSSQIFLNGVTTRRDLYDALKGPVPRTPDESRLYNETLREFEHNGLALPDDRLAKVRALRADLSAIESQYMYNLNNDNTTLEFTAGELSGVPAATIAGFKQTPQGTYLVTTKYPDYTAVMANAEPGQTRKKMYAAYYNRQAEANTPLLEQAIVLRQQAAQELGYATWADFRLDGRMAKNTANAMTFLTSLQKPLMERTALEFSGLLAIKNEIDPRATALDPWDIAYLQEIQKKRQYMYSDEEVRQYFPMDNALAGMFSIYGNLFGVRFDEVKGAPVWSPEVRLFAVRNISDNATVGYLYLDLYPREGKDGWFSESEVIKGRQHNGSYTVPVVAIVANFPAPSGDRPSLLTPYDLETLFHEGGHAMHSLLTTAPYGTMSGTSVEWDFIETPSQALEEWVWDPQVLESLSGHYTNTSRRIPPDLRDRVIAAHKATMGSKYSSRMEKSLEDMRFHTATGAVNVTGIWYQTYEEVWGIPAPAGTHQPASFDHVMDGYDAGYYSYLWSKVYALNIADTFSQDGMTNQTTGMKFRQEILARGNMADGSVLLYNFLGHEPGTEALYRQIGITRSQTGSGA; translated from the coding sequence ATGCAGACAGACCTCCGGAACACCCTGTATTATTCTCTTGCAGCGAGCGCGGTTGCGCTCATTATCGCGCTCTTACTCATCGCAGGATGTCTTCCGACCGGTACGCCGGCAGGCACCCCAACACAGAATGGCACGGGACCGGCAGCACCGATCCCGGCCCGGTATGCGGCCGGGGAAATTACCCGGCTGAATCACCAGGCAGAAAAAACCGCCAATGCCTCGCTCAACGCAATCGCAGCAATTCCCTCACAAGACCGTACGGTCGACAACACTCTCCTTGCGTATGACCGGGTGATCTCGGATTACAACGATGCCGTCGGTCCCCTCATCCTCATGCGGATTGTGTACCCGGATCCTGCCATAGCCGCGGAAGGCAGCGAGGTGGCAACATCCTCCCAGATCTTCCTCAACGGGGTAACGACCCGGCGCGACCTGTACGATGCGCTGAAGGGCCCGGTGCCGCGGACCCCGGATGAATCCCGGCTCTACAACGAGACCCTCCGGGAGTTCGAGCACAACGGGCTTGCGCTTCCTGATGACCGTCTCGCAAAAGTCAGGGCACTGCGGGCAGACCTGAGTGCGATTGAATCGCAGTACATGTACAACCTGAACAACGACAACACCACGCTTGAGTTCACCGCAGGGGAACTGAGCGGCGTCCCGGCTGCAACGATTGCCGGCTTCAAGCAGACGCCGCAGGGGACGTATCTCGTCACCACAAAATACCCGGATTACACAGCCGTGATGGCGAACGCTGAACCGGGCCAGACCCGGAAGAAGATGTACGCTGCCTACTATAACCGGCAGGCAGAGGCGAACACCCCCCTGCTTGAACAGGCGATCGTTCTCCGCCAGCAGGCTGCACAGGAGCTCGGGTACGCCACCTGGGCCGACTTCCGGCTGGACGGGCGGATGGCAAAAAACACCGCGAATGCCATGACGTTCCTCACGTCGCTACAGAAACCCCTGATGGAGAGGACCGCCTTAGAATTTTCCGGGCTCCTCGCGATCAAGAACGAGATCGATCCCCGGGCAACAGCGCTCGATCCCTGGGATATCGCATATCTGCAGGAGATCCAGAAGAAACGGCAGTATATGTACAGCGACGAGGAGGTACGGCAATACTTTCCGATGGACAACGCACTTGCGGGCATGTTCTCGATCTATGGCAACCTCTTTGGCGTCCGGTTCGATGAGGTGAAGGGGGCCCCGGTCTGGTCTCCCGAGGTGCGCCTGTTCGCTGTAAGAAACATCTCCGACAACGCCACGGTCGGGTACCTGTATCTCGACCTGTATCCCCGGGAAGGCAAGGACGGGTGGTTCTCCGAGTCAGAGGTTATCAAAGGGAGACAGCACAATGGTTCATACACGGTCCCGGTTGTGGCCATTGTTGCAAATTTCCCGGCCCCGTCGGGGGACCGGCCCTCGCTCCTGACCCCGTACGATCTGGAGACGCTCTTCCATGAAGGCGGGCATGCCATGCACAGCCTTCTCACGACCGCGCCCTATGGTACGATGTCCGGGACCAGCGTTGAGTGGGATTTCATCGAGACTCCCTCGCAGGCCCTTGAGGAGTGGGTCTGGGACCCGCAGGTACTGGAATCCCTGTCAGGCCACTATACCAATACGTCCCGCAGGATCCCCCCGGACCTCCGCGACCGGGTCATTGCCGCACATAAAGCCACGATGGGAAGTAAGTACAGCAGCCGGATGGAGAAATCGCTGGAGGACATGCGCTTCCACACGGCAACAGGAGCCGTCAACGTGACCGGCATATGGTACCAGACGTACGAGGAGGTGTGGGGGATACCCGCGCCCGCAGGCACGCACCAGCCGGCATCGTTCGACCATGTCATGGACGGGTACGATGCAGGGTATTACAGTTATCTCTGGTCGAAAGTGTACGCCCTGAATATCGCTGACACGTTCAGCCAGGACGGGATGACCAACCAGACCACCGGCATGAAATTCCGGCAGGAGATCCTTGCCCGGGGCAACATGGCGGACGGCAGCGTTCTCTTATACAATTTCCTTGGGCATGAGCCCGGGACGGAGGCGCTGTACCGTCAGATCGGGATCACCCGGTCGCAGACCGGGTCCGGGGCCTGA
- a CDS encoding TIGR03768 family metallophosphoesterase, whose protein sequence is MKEELKIGIILTCFFIAVIGGSLVLLQTGSPIGEYPINSTVYTTVERTIIPVPVPPGATVLLPHQVSDYSANGYGQWRFGEGLGYEKRLDLMPAEYSAGDVVPAARLLHFFVMTDIHITDKESPGQVIYYGYKWGMISGYSPVMLYSTQVLDAAVQTVNVLQEEKPFDFGIFLGDAINSGQYNELRWYIDVLDGKTIKPDSGEMDDPVSGPLNDYQDRFKAAGLNASIPWYQAIGNHDHFWMGLFPPDNYIKSTLTNNSILNMGNVLTSRLRIQSRGFYMGAVDGRTPYGDITGAGNVSDFPDGPPTVPADPDRRFLSRTEWISEFFRTSSGPAGHGFSQSDITTGFACYSFEPASDVPVKIIVLDDTMKDENMPDGSSNGLGSLDKERYAWLVHELDTGQAEGKLMIIAAHTPIGVELPETGLGSLMAWDKYAAVSDTDLVAKLHTYTNLLLWIAGHRHQNTITAFKSPDAAHPELGFWEVETASLREFPQQFRTFEIVRNSDNTVSIFATNVDPSVSDGSPAAMSRSYAIAAHQIFNLTTDPLPSGSYNAELVKQLSPEMQVKLQNYGTPAGRQR, encoded by the coding sequence ATGAAAGAAGAGCTGAAGATCGGAATCATCCTGACGTGTTTTTTTATTGCTGTAATCGGGGGATCGCTGGTTCTCTTACAAACCGGGAGCCCCATAGGGGAGTATCCGATAAATTCCACGGTCTATACCACCGTTGAGCGGACCATCATTCCGGTCCCTGTGCCTCCCGGTGCAACGGTTCTTCTCCCGCACCAGGTCTCAGACTACTCCGCCAACGGGTATGGCCAGTGGCGGTTTGGCGAGGGGCTTGGTTATGAGAAACGACTGGACCTGATGCCCGCAGAATATTCCGCAGGCGACGTTGTTCCCGCTGCGCGGCTTCTTCATTTTTTTGTCATGACCGATATCCACATCACGGACAAAGAATCTCCGGGGCAGGTGATCTATTATGGCTATAAGTGGGGGATGATCTCCGGATATTCTCCGGTAATGCTGTATTCAACCCAGGTGCTTGATGCAGCGGTTCAGACGGTAAACGTCCTTCAGGAGGAAAAACCGTTTGATTTTGGTATTTTTCTGGGAGACGCGATCAACAGCGGCCAGTACAACGAACTGCGATGGTATATCGATGTGCTTGACGGCAAAACGATAAAACCCGATTCCGGGGAGATGGACGATCCCGTCTCCGGGCCGCTCAATGATTACCAGGACCGGTTCAAGGCAGCAGGGCTGAATGCATCGATTCCCTGGTACCAGGCAATCGGCAACCACGATCATTTCTGGATGGGATTGTTCCCGCCGGACAATTACATCAAAAGTACCCTTACCAACAATTCCATCCTCAACATGGGCAATGTCCTCACCAGCAGACTCCGGATACAAAGCCGTGGTTTTTATATGGGGGCTGTCGATGGGCGGACACCCTACGGGGACATAACCGGCGCAGGGAATGTAAGCGACTTTCCGGACGGGCCTCCCACCGTACCTGCTGATCCCGATCGCCGGTTCCTTTCACGGACCGAGTGGATCAGTGAATTTTTCCGTACCTCATCCGGCCCGGCAGGACACGGGTTCAGCCAGTCTGACATAACAACGGGATTTGCGTGTTATTCGTTTGAACCGGCATCGGATGTACCGGTCAAGATCATTGTACTCGATGATACCATGAAAGACGAGAATATGCCGGATGGCTCCAGCAACGGACTTGGGTCGCTGGATAAGGAACGGTATGCGTGGCTGGTCCATGAACTCGATACGGGCCAGGCTGAAGGAAAGCTCATGATCATTGCAGCACACACCCCGATAGGTGTGGAACTGCCAGAGACCGGCCTGGGATCGTTGATGGCCTGGGACAAATATGCTGCCGTATCTGATACGGACCTGGTGGCAAAACTTCACACGTATACCAATCTTCTCCTCTGGATTGCGGGGCACCGGCATCAGAACACCATCACCGCGTTTAAATCCCCGGATGCAGCCCATCCTGAACTCGGCTTCTGGGAGGTTGAGACTGCATCGTTACGCGAGTTCCCCCAGCAGTTCCGCACCTTTGAGATTGTCCGCAACAGCGACAATACGGTCTCCATCTTTGCAACCAATGTTGATCCGTCGGTCAGTGACGGATCCCCTGCTGCCATGTCCCGGTCCTATGCAATCGCGGCTCACCAGATATTCAACCTCACGACCGATCCCCTGCCGTCCGGTTCGTACAATGCAGAACTGGTCAAGCAGCTCAGTCCGGAGATGCAGGTGAAGCTCCAGAACTACGGGACTCCGGCTGGCAGGCAGCGCTGA